TCCGGGCCCCGACCGCCGGAGGACGAGGCGGTGGAGACGTACCGGCGCGCCATGTGCATCCCTTCCACCGCGCACTGCGCCGTGGAGCCGTACCGGTGGCTCGTGCGGTCGCTGGGCCGTCCGGACGGCATCCAGTTCTACCGGCGCATGAAACGGCCGGTGCGCGTACCGACGCTGCATCTGCACGGGTCCCTCGATCCGGTGATGCGCACCCGCAGCGCGGCCGGCTCCGGCGAGTACGTCGAAGCGCCGTACCGCTGGCGGCTGTTCGACGGGCTCGGCCACTTCCCGCACGAGGAGGACCCGGTCGCCTTCTCCACGGAACTCGTCAACTGGCTGAAGGATCCCGAACCCGATCGGTGACCGGGTCGTCGCGCCCGGTACCCGGTGCTGAACGTCTGTACTACGAACAGCCAAATGCCCGGCGCATAGGCCAATTGGCCGCTCCGAGGGCGGTTATCGACCTTGGGGCAGGGGCAGACGTCGGGGTATGGGCTGGACGCACGACTACAGTGACGCAGCACGCAACCGCCGCTCGGCCAGTGGCCTGAGCCCCCACCGACGAGGTGGCGACCCGCAACTGCCGGGCTCCGACCTCCGGGTGGGCATTCCGCGCATCCTGCGCCGCCGGGCCCGATGGGTCTCGGTCCGCCTGCGTCATCCGCGAGGCTGACCAGCCGGCAAAAGGCGTCCACAGGAACGCCGGTGGGGCCGGATCGGGTCTTCGGCAGGGCCTCAGGACCTTCGTACGTCCCTCAGAGGGCGCAGCTGTCGCTGTCCACCTGCTGGCCCGCGGTACGCCCCTCGGTGATGTCCTGCCGGATCTCGTCCGCCGTGAGGGCGTAGCCCGTCTCGGCGTCGTCGAGGGACTTCGCGAAGACCACGCCGTACACCTTGCCGTCGGGGGTGAGCAGCGGTCCACCGGAGTTTCCCTGACGGACGGTCGTGAACAGCGAGTACACATCGCGGCGCACGGTGGTGCGGTGGTAGATGTCCGGGCCGTTGGCCGTGATGCGGCCCCGCACACGCGCGGCACGGACGTCGTACGAACCGTTCTCCGGGAACCCCGCGACGATCGCGTCGTCACCGGTCACCGCGTCCTTGGCGGTGAACTGAAGCACGGGCGCGTCGAGATCCGGCACGTCCAGGACGGCGATGTCGCGCTTCCAGTCGTACAGGACGACCGTGGCGTCGTACTTGCGGCCCACACCGCCTATCTGGACGGTGGGTTCGTCGACACCGCCCACGACGTGCGCGTTGGTCATCACACGGCGCTCGCCGAAGACGAACCCGGTGCCTTCCAGGACCTTGCCGCAACTCTCCGCGGTGCCCATCACCTTGACGATGGAGCGCTGCGCCCGCTTGGCCACCGGGCTGTCGGCGAGCGCCGGGTCGGGCGCCCGGACGTCGGTGATCGGCTCGTTGGAGAACGGACTGAAGACCTGCGGGAAGCCGTTCTGCGCGAGGACGGAGGAGAAGTCGGCGAACCAGGTGTCGGCCTGGGCGGGCAGCGCCTCGGACACCCCGTGCAGCACCTTGGAACTGCGGACCTCCTTGCCCAGGGTGGGCAGGGTGGTGCCGGCGAGTGCGGACCCGATCAGCCATGCCACGAGCAGCATCGCCACGACATTGACCAGCGCGCCGCCCGTCGCGTCCAGCGCACGGGCCGGGGACCAGGTGATGTACCGGCGCAGCTTGTTGCCGAGATGGGTGGTGAGGGCCTGGCCGATCGAGGCGCAGACGATCACGACGATGACCGCGACGACGGCGGCCGTGGTGCTCACCTCGGAGTTCTCGGTGAGCGCGTCCCAGATGACGGGCAGCAGGTAGACGGCGACGAGGCCGCCGCCCAGGAACCCGATCACCGACAGGATGCCCACGACGAAGCCCTGGCGGTAGCCGACGACCGCGAACCAGACGGCCGCTACCAACAACAGGATGTCCAGCACGTTCACCGCTTCGCGCCTCGCCTCGTCATCTCACACTCACCACAGGTCGGCCGGAGGTCTGGCCGACCGCGAAGCGGCGATGGGACAGGACGTCCCCGAGGCAGACACAGTACGGTGGACACCCTGTCATGACCGCCAGTCCAGCGGGACCTGCTTCTCACGGTCCCAGGGGCGCTCCCAGCCCGCGAAGTGCAGCAGACGGTCGATCACACCGGCCGTGAAACCCCACACAAGGGCCGATTCGACCAGGAATGCCGGGCCGCGGTGACCGCTGGGGTGCACGGCCACGGCCCGGTTGCCGGGGTCCGTGAGATCCGCCACGGGAACCGTGAAGACGCGGGCGGTCTCACCGGGATCGACGACGCCCACCGGGCTCGGCTCGCGCCACCAGCCCAGGACCGGGGTGACGACGAAGCCGCTGACCGGGATGTACAGCTTGGGCAGCACACCGAAGAGCTGGACCCCCGCCGGATCGAGCCCCGTCTCCTCCTCGGCCTCGCGCAGGGCGGCCCGCAGCGGCCCGTCACCGTGCGGGTCGCCGTCCTCCGGGTCGAGGGCACCGCCCGGGAAGGACGGCTGGCCGGGGTGCGAGCGCAGGGAACTGGCCCGCTCCATGATCAGCAGCTCGGGGCCGCGCTCGCCCTCGCCGAACAGGATCAGGACGGCCGACTGGCGCCCCGTGCCGTTCTCCGGGGGCAGAAAGCGGCTGAGCTGGAGCGGCTGGACCGTCTCCACGGCGTGCACCACCGGGTCCAGCCAGGCGGGCAGGCCCTCCTTGCTGAGCGTCACCGCACCGCCCTGCGTACGACTCGCGCGTGTCATCGCCACACCACCCCCCGTTCTGCCTCGTCCAACGCCCGGGCCCCGGCAGATCGTTCCGCGGGCCGTCCCTCGATCGTGTGTCTCGTACGGGCCGTACGTGCCACGTCCCCAGGCTGCGTCGTACGCGCCGGGTCCGTCGCACGCGCCTGGTCCCTTGGCCGGGTCGTACGCGCCGGATCCCTCGTACGTGCCGGGTCCCTCGTGCGTGCCGCACCTGTGCGCACGGCGATCCGCCCGGCGCCATCCACTCGCCCCGCGCCACCCACCCGCCCAGCACTGCTCATGCGCTCCGCGACCCCCGGACGCCCTGCGCCGGTCCATGCACCCCGTTCCGCCCGCGCACGCCGTTCAGCGCGTGCCCCCCGTCCGGTCCGGGGCGCCGTCGGCCCCTCCGTCATCCGGCCTCCAGCGGCGGGGCCGGCCTGCCGCCCGCGTCCAGGTAGGCCTGGGGCGGGTTCAGGCGCTGGCCGGGGAAGCCGCCCTTCTCGTACTTCAGGAGCTTCTTCGCCTTCTCCGGATCCGTCTCGCCCTCGCCGTACGCCGGGCACACCGGGGCGATGGGGCAGGCGCCGCAGGCCGGTTTACGGGCATGGCAGATACGGCGGCCGTGGAAGATCACGTGGTGCGAGAGCATCGTCCAGTCGCTCTTGGGGAAGAGCGCGCCGACGGCCGCCTCGATCTTGTCCGGCTCGGTCGCCTCGGTCCACCGCCAGCGCCGTACGAGCCGCTGGAAGTGCGTGTCCACGGTGATCCCGGGCCGCCCGAACGCGTTCCCCAGCACCACGAAGGCGGTCTTGCGGCCGACGCCGGGCAGTTTGACCAGGTCCTCGAGCCGGCCGGGGACCACCCCGCCGAACTCCTCCACGAGGGCTTTGGACAGGCCCATCACCGACTTGGTCTTGGCCCGGAAGAAGCCGGTGGGGCGCAGGATCTCCTCGACCTGCTCCGGGTTCGCGGCGGCCAGGTCCTCAGGAGTGGGGTACTTGGCGAAGAGGGCCGGGGTCGTCTGGTTCACCCGGAGGTCGGTCGTCTGGGCGGACAGGACCGTGGCGACCACCAGCTGGAAGGGGTTCTCGAAGTCCAGTTCGGGGTGGGCGTAGGGGTAGATCTCGGCGAGTTCGCGATTGATGCGGCGGGCGCGGCGGACCAGAGCGGTGCGGGACTCGGGCTTCCTGCCGGCGCCCTCGACCACGGCGCCCTTGCTCGCCGCTCTCGCGCCCGCGGCGCCCTTTGTTCCGGCGTCCCTGCTTCCGGCGTCCTTTGTTGCGGCCTTCTTGGCTGCGACCTTCTCGACGGCCGCTTTCTTACCGTCGGCCGCTTTCATCGCAGACATCTCGTTTGTCACCTTTGCCGTTTTCCTACCGCCGCCGGAGTCCTGTTCGCCGACAGCGGAAACGCGACGTACAACCACCCGCCCAGCCCCCTTGGCCTGTGCTCTCACCGGCGAATTGGACACTCGGCCAGCCTAAAGCCCGCCGCCGACATCCGCCCCGGGCCCTGAAGATCAGCCCCCAATTGGACCCCTGCCGCTTACCCCGGGACATGTGTGCGGCATCCTTGTGACAGATCACACTGTTTGGACCTTCCAGCAAAATGGGGAACACGGTCCCCTGGTAAGCGGGGAGCAAGATCCCCTGAGCAGGTCGACAAGGAGAGAACTCGTGGACGACGTTCTGCGGCGCAACCCGCTCTTCGCGGCTCTCGACGACGAGCAGGCCGCGGAACTGCGCGCCTCCATGAGCGAGGTGACCCTGGCCCGTGGCGACTCCCTCTTCCACGAGGGCGATCCGGGCGACCGGCTCTACGTCGTCACCGAAGGCAAGGTCAAGCTCCACCGCACCTCCCCGGACGGCCGGGAGAACATGCTGGCCGTGGTGGGCCCCAGCGAGCTCATCGGAGAGCTGTCGCTCTTCGACCCGGGTCCGCGCACGGCGACCGCCACCGCCCTCACCGAGGTCAAGCTCCTCGGTCTCGGCCACGGCGACCTCCAGCCCTGGCTGAACGCCCGCCCCGAGGTGGCCACCGCGCTGCTGCGCGCCGTCGCCCGGCGCCTGCGCAAGACCAACGACGCCATGTCGGACCTGGTCTTCTCGGACGTCCCCGGTCGCGTGGCCCGCGCCCTGCTGGACCTCTCGCGCCGCTTCGGCGTGCAGTCCGAGGAGGGCATCCACGTCGTGCACGACCTGACGCAGGAGGAGCTGGCCCAGCTCGTCGGCGCGTCGCGCGAGACCGTGAACAAGGCGCTGGCGGACTTCGCCCAGCGCGGGTGGCTGCGCCTGGAGGCGCGGGCGGTCATCCTGCTGGACGTGGAGCGACTGGCCAAGCGGTCGCGCTAGGCGCCGACGACGGTCGAGCGGTGAGGCCGGTCGGTGTGACCGTCCCTGGGGGCCACCGCCCCCAGGCCCCTGCCCTGAGCCCCGGCCTCGGGACTCGGGAGCCTCGCCCCCGGCCGCCGGGCGGCCCGTCGCCCCGTCAGCGGCCGAAAACGGTCCGCCGGACCGCTTACGGGCAGCAGAGTGGCCCCATGGCAGAAACGCTTCTCTCTCGCGGTCTCGATGCTCAGGGCCACATCGCCCGTGAAGGCTCCCTCGCGCGCGTGGGGCACGATTTCCGGCCGGTCGTCGCAGCGGCCCGCAACCGGATCCCGGACCTCTTCGGGTCGCGGATGCACAGCGCGTACCTCTACGGGTCGATCCCGCGCGGCACCGCGCGCGTGGGACGCAGTGATCTGGACCTCCTGGTGGTGCTGCGCGAGGAACCGACCGACGCGGACCGGGCCGCCTGCCGCACGCTCGACGAGGCCCTCGACGAGGACTTCCCGCAGATCGACGGCGGCGGGACTCTGCTGGTCGGCCACGCGCGCGTGCTGAGCGACCTGGAGAGGCACGACCTGGGGTGGTTCCTGGCCTGCCTGTGCACGCCCCTGCTCGGCGAGGATCTCGCCGGGCAGCTCCCCCGCTACCGTCCGGACTCCCTGCTCGCCCGCGAGACCAACGGGGACCTCGCACTGCTCCTGCCGCGCTGGCGCGAGCGCGTCACCTCGGCCGGCGACTCGCAGGAGGCCCTGCGGCCCCTCGTCCGGTTCATGTCCCGCCGCCTCGTGCGCACCGCCTTCACGCTCGTCATGCCCCGCTGGAACGGCTGGACGAGCGACCTGCACGGGATGGCGGAGGCCTTCGGCGCCTACTACCCGCGGCGCGCGGAGCAGCTGCGGGCCGCGGCCGTCCTCGGGTACGAGCCGCGGGGCGACCGCGCCGTCCTCTCGTCCTACGTCGACGACCTCGGCCCCTGGCTCGCCGAGGAGTACGCGCGCGTGCACGGCGTGAAGGCCCCCAGGCCGGAGGGCACCTAGACGCGCCCGGACGGGACTCCTAGATGAGCCCGTGCTCCTTGAGGTACTCCAGCTGCGCCCGCACGGACAGCTCCGCCGCCGGCCACAGGGAGCGGTCGACGTCTGCGTACACACGGGCGACGACCTCGGCCGGGGTGCGGTAGCCGTCCTCGACGGCCGTCTCGACCTGGGCGAGGCGGTGGGCGCGGTGGGCGAGGTAGAACTCCACGGCGCCCTGGGCGTCCTCCAGAACCGGTCCGTGGCCCGGCAGGACGGTGTGGACCCCGTCGTCGACCGTCAGGGACCTGAGCCGCCGCAGGGTGTCCAGGTAGTCGCCCAGGCGGCCGTCCGGGTGGGCGACGACGGTCGTGCCGCGGCCCAGGATCGTGTCGCCGGTCAGCACGGCCCGGTCCGCCGGGAGGTGGAAGCAGAGGGAGTCGGCGGTGTGGCCGGGCGTCGGGACGACCCGCAGCTCCAGGCCCCCCACCGTGATCACGTTCCCGGCGGCCAGGCCCTCCTCGCCCAGCCGCAGTGCCGGATCCAGCGCCCGCACCTTCGTGCCGGTCAGCTCGGCGAAGCGGGCCGCGCCCTCGGCGTGGTCGGGGTGGCCGTGCGTCAGCAGGGTGAGGGCGACGCGCCGGCCGGCCCGCTCCGCGGTGTCGACGACCGCGCGCAGATGCCCGCCGTCCAGCGGGCCCGGGTCGATCACGACGGCCAGGTCGGAGTCGGGCTCCGAGACGATCCAGGTGTTCGTGCCGTCCAGGGTCATCGCGGACGCGTTCGGCGCGAGGACGTTGACCGCGCGCGGGGTGGCCGGGCCGGAGAGGACTCCGCCGCGCGGCTGACCCGGGAGAGCGGCTGCGTCGGTCATGCGAGGGGGCCTTCCGTCGGGCCGACGGCCTCGGCCCCACCGGTCGCGTCGGTCGCCCCGGACGCCCCCGTTCTCCCGATCGGGATGTGTTTGGTGAACTCGTCGTGCCCCGGCCACGACAGCACGACCGCGCCGTCCTCGAGCCGGGCCTCGGCCAGGACGGGGGTCAGGTCGCGGCCGGGGGCCGCCGCGAGCGCCTCGGCGGCCGTGGCGTAGGGAGCGAGCCGGCGCAGCGTCGCGATGGTGGGCGGCATCATCAGCAGCTCGCCCTTGTCGTACGAGGCCGCCGCGTCGGCCGGGCGGATCCACACCGTGCGGTCGGCCTCCGTGGAGGCGTTGCGGGTGCGCTGTCCCTCGGGGAGGGCCGCCACGAAGAACCATGTGTCGTAACGGCGGGACTCGAACTCGGGGGTGATCCAACGCGTCCAGGCGCCGAGGAGGTCGGAGCGCAGGACCAGGCCGCGACGGTCGAGGAACTCGGCGAAGGACAGTTCACGGGCGGCCACCGCGGCCCGGTCTGCCTCCCAGTCGGCGCCCGTGGTGTCACTGACGACCGAGTCGGGCGTCGTCCCCGCGAGCAGGACGCCGGCCTCCTCGTACGTCTCGCGCACGGCCGCGCAGACGATCGCCTGGGCCGCCGTCTCGTCGACGCCTAGCCGATCGGCCCACCACGCGCGCGTGGGGCCCGCCCAGCGGACGTGACGGTCGTCGTCGCGCGGGTCGACGCCGCCACCGGGATAGGCGTACGCGCCTCCGGCAAAGGCCATGGAGGCGCGTCTGCGCAGCATGTGGACGACCGGGCCGCCCTCGGTGTCCTTCAGGAGCATGACGGTGGCCGCCCGCCTGGGGAAGACCGGGACCAGGGTGCCGTCCGCGAGCGCGCGGATGCGTTCCGGCCAGTCCTGGGGGAACCACTGCCCATTCGCCATGGGCGCGAGGCTATCCCGTGGCGCGCGAATGTTCGAGAGGTCGCCGAGGTCAGAGCGCATTCACGGGACACCCGCGGGGCCGCCTCGAAGGGTCCGGGACGGCCGCGGGGTTCGTCTGCGCGGCCTTCCGAAGGCGCGTCCGGGAGGGGCTCCTACGGGACGAGCTCCACCTGGATCTCGACCTCCACGGGCGCGTCCAGCGGCAGCACCGCGACACCCACCGCGCTCCGCGCGTGCACGCCCTTGTCGCCGAGGACCTCGCCCAGCAGTTCGCTCGCGCCGTTGAGGACGGCGGGCTGGCCCGTGAAGTCCGCGGCCGAGGCCACGAAGCCGACTACCTTCACCACGCGCGCGATGCGGTCCAGGTCACCGGCGACCGACTTGACGGCGGCCAGGGCGTTCAGCGCGCAGGTGCGGGCCAGCTCCTTGGCCTCCTCGGGCGTGACCTCGGCGCCGACCTTGCCGGTGATCGGCAGCTTGCCGTCCACCATCGGCAGCTGGCCGGCCGTGTACACGTACGGGCCGGACTGCACGGCCGGCTGGTAGGCCGCGAGGGGCGGCACGACCGCAGGCAGGGTCAGACCCAGCTCCGCGAGCCTCTCCTCGACCGCGCTCACGCCTTCGCCCGCTTCAGGTAGGCGACGAGCTGCTCCGGGTTGTTCGGCCCGGGCACGACCTGGACGAGCTCCCAGCCGTCCTCGCCCCAGGTGTCCAGAATCTGCTTCGTGGCATGGACGAGCAGCGGCACGGTTGCGTATTCCCACTTGGTCATGGGGGCGACTGTATCCGCTGTTGCCGCAGGGCCTCTTCCACAGGCCATGTGGCCGATACCGCCCCCCGTTGTCCACAGTCTCCCGATTGCCTCGGG
This Streptomyces sp. NBC_00377 DNA region includes the following protein-coding sequences:
- a CDS encoding MarP family serine protease is translated as MNVLDILLLVAAVWFAVVGYRQGFVVGILSVIGFLGGGLVAVYLLPVIWDALTENSEVSTTAAVVAVIVVIVCASIGQALTTHLGNKLRRYITWSPARALDATGGALVNVVAMLLVAWLIGSALAGTTLPTLGKEVRSSKVLHGVSEALPAQADTWFADFSSVLAQNGFPQVFSPFSNEPITDVRAPDPALADSPVAKRAQRSIVKVMGTAESCGKVLEGTGFVFGERRVMTNAHVVGGVDEPTVQIGGVGRKYDATVVLYDWKRDIAVLDVPDLDAPVLQFTAKDAVTGDDAIVAGFPENGSYDVRAARVRGRITANGPDIYHRTTVRRDVYSLFTTVRQGNSGGPLLTPDGKVYGVVFAKSLDDAETGYALTADEIRQDITEGRTAGQQVDSDSCAL
- a CDS encoding NUDIX hydrolase, encoding MTRASRTQGGAVTLSKEGLPAWLDPVVHAVETVQPLQLSRFLPPENGTGRQSAVLILFGEGERGPELLIMERASSLRSHPGQPSFPGGALDPEDGDPHGDGPLRAALREAEEETGLDPAGVQLFGVLPKLYIPVSGFVVTPVLGWWREPSPVGVVDPGETARVFTVPVADLTDPGNRAVAVHPSGHRGPAFLVESALVWGFTAGVIDRLLHFAGWERPWDREKQVPLDWRS
- the nth gene encoding endonuclease III; protein product: MSAMKAADGKKAAVEKVAAKKAATKDAGSRDAGTKGAAGARAASKGAVVEGAGRKPESRTALVRRARRINRELAEIYPYAHPELDFENPFQLVVATVLSAQTTDLRVNQTTPALFAKYPTPEDLAAANPEQVEEILRPTGFFRAKTKSVMGLSKALVEEFGGVVPGRLEDLVKLPGVGRKTAFVVLGNAFGRPGITVDTHFQRLVRRWRWTEATEPDKIEAAVGALFPKSDWTMLSHHVIFHGRRICHARKPACGACPIAPVCPAYGEGETDPEKAKKLLKYEKGGFPGQRLNPPQAYLDAGGRPAPPLEAG
- a CDS encoding Crp/Fnr family transcriptional regulator yields the protein MDDVLRRNPLFAALDDEQAAELRASMSEVTLARGDSLFHEGDPGDRLYVVTEGKVKLHRTSPDGRENMLAVVGPSELIGELSLFDPGPRTATATALTEVKLLGLGHGDLQPWLNARPEVATALLRAVARRLRKTNDAMSDLVFSDVPGRVARALLDLSRRFGVQSEEGIHVVHDLTQEELAQLVGASRETVNKALADFAQRGWLRLEARAVILLDVERLAKRSR
- a CDS encoding nucleotidyltransferase domain-containing protein gives rise to the protein MAETLLSRGLDAQGHIAREGSLARVGHDFRPVVAAARNRIPDLFGSRMHSAYLYGSIPRGTARVGRSDLDLLVVLREEPTDADRAACRTLDEALDEDFPQIDGGGTLLVGHARVLSDLERHDLGWFLACLCTPLLGEDLAGQLPRYRPDSLLARETNGDLALLLPRWRERVTSAGDSQEALRPLVRFMSRRLVRTAFTLVMPRWNGWTSDLHGMAEAFGAYYPRRAEQLRAAAVLGYEPRGDRAVLSSYVDDLGPWLAEEYARVHGVKAPRPEGT
- a CDS encoding NUDIX hydrolase, yielding MANGQWFPQDWPERIRALADGTLVPVFPRRAATVMLLKDTEGGPVVHMLRRRASMAFAGGAYAYPGGGVDPRDDDRHVRWAGPTRAWWADRLGVDETAAQAIVCAAVRETYEEAGVLLAGTTPDSVVSDTTGADWEADRAAVAARELSFAEFLDRRGLVLRSDLLGAWTRWITPEFESRRYDTWFFVAALPEGQRTRNASTEADRTVWIRPADAAASYDKGELLMMPPTIATLRRLAPYATAAEALAAAPGRDLTPVLAEARLEDGAVVLSWPGHDEFTKHIPIGRTGASGATDATGGAEAVGPTEGPLA
- a CDS encoding RidA family protein codes for the protein MSAVEERLAELGLTLPAVVPPLAAYQPAVQSGPYVYTAGQLPMVDGKLPITGKVGAEVTPEEAKELARTCALNALAAVKSVAGDLDRIARVVKVVGFVASAADFTGQPAVLNGASELLGEVLGDKGVHARSAVGVAVLPLDAPVEVEIQVELVP
- a CDS encoding DUF4177 domain-containing protein, which encodes MTKWEYATVPLLVHATKQILDTWGEDGWELVQVVPGPNNPEQLVAYLKRAKA